In a single window of the Rhineura floridana isolate rRhiFlo1 chromosome 3, rRhiFlo1.hap2, whole genome shotgun sequence genome:
- the FN3K gene encoding fructosamine-3-kinase — MEKLLKTELKTTVLKAFGSSGGGCISQGQNYETDHGRVFVKINTKPQARTMFEGEMASLTAIQETNIVRVPQPIKVMDLRGGGAVFAMEYLKMKSLSKYSAKLGEQVADLHLYNQKLGELLKKEENTVGKGAVMAEPHYVDKFGFHAVTCCGYIAQVNEWQSDWPTFFICYRLQAQMDLIERDYGDREARELWSQLKPKIPEMFCDLEIIPALIHGDLWAGNVAEDDSGPILFDPACFYGHSEFELAIAMMFGGFSSSFFSAYHSKIPKAPGFEKRSKLYQLFNYINHWNHFGIGYRGSTLNVMRKLLK; from the exons ATGGAAAAACTGCTGAAAACCGAACTGAAAACGACCGTATTGAAGGCGTTTGGGAGCTCGGGAGGAGGGTGCATAAGTCAAGGGCAGAACTATGAAACCGACCACGGGCGAGTGTTTGTCAAAATCAACACAAAGCCTCAG GCTAGGACAATGTTTGAAGGTGAAATGGCAAGCTTAACAGCTATTCAAGAAACCAACATTGTGCGGGTTCCACAGCCAATAAAAGTGATGGATCTTCGAGGAGGTGGAGCAGTATTTGCTATGGAGTACCTAAAAATGAAGAGCCTCAGCAA ATATTCTGCAAAACTCGGAGAACAAGTAGCAGATCTTCACCTTTACAACCAAAAACTTGGAGAATtattaaagaaagaagaaaacacaGTTG GGAAAGGTGCAGTCATGGCAGAACCTCACTATGTGGATAAGTTTGGATTTCATGCAGTCACCTGCTGTGGCTATATAGCTCAG GTGAATGAATGGCAAAGTGACTGGCCGACTTTCTTTATATGTTACCGGCTCCAAGCCCAGATGGATTTAATTGAGAGAGATTATGGAGATAGAGAAGCAAGAGAGTTATGGTCTCAGCTAAAG CCAAAGATTCCGGAGATGTTCTGTGACCTGGAGATAATTCCCGCACTCATTCATGGGGACCTATGGGCAGGAAATGTAGCTGAAGATGACTCTGGCCCAATTCTTTTTGATCCTGCATGTTTCTATGGTCATTCAGAATTTGAACTTGCAATTGCTATGATGTTTGGTGGCTTTAGTAGTTCGTTCTTCTCTGCTTACCACAGCAAAATCCCTAAGGCTCCAGGCTTTGAAAAGCGCAGCAAACTTTACCAGTTATTTAACTATATTAACCACTGGAACCATTTTGGGATAGGATATCGGGGATCTACTCTTAATGTAATGCGAAAGCTTTTAAAGTAA